A single region of the Polyangiaceae bacterium genome encodes:
- a CDS encoding carbohydrate ABC transporter permease: MRAHSRSAGAASPIWINTLLALVALVWLLPYAWMLSTSFKTLPEIVRAPTAPLPSGLSLEAYSAVLESMPLARYFWNTTVMALAISALQIAVALPAGYALAKLNFKGRGLAFGLVVATLLIPAQVRFVPVFSMLAKMGLVNTMAGLVLPFGVSAFGTFLVRQALLSVPDSLIEAARMDGASELRIVFGLLAPLLKPTLVSFFLFSFVFHWNDYFWPLVMTTDDAVRTLPLGIALLREQGTGVRWHIVMAGNVLLSAPALAVFAVAQKHLLRAVTSRAR; encoded by the coding sequence ATGAGGGCGCATTCCCGGAGCGCAGGTGCAGCGAGCCCGATCTGGATCAACACGCTGCTGGCGTTGGTCGCCCTGGTGTGGCTCCTGCCCTACGCCTGGATGCTCTCCACCAGCTTCAAGACGCTGCCGGAGATCGTGCGCGCGCCGACGGCTCCCCTGCCCTCGGGCCTGTCGCTGGAAGCGTACTCCGCCGTGCTCGAGTCCATGCCCCTGGCGCGCTACTTCTGGAACACGACGGTGATGGCACTGGCCATCAGCGCGCTGCAGATCGCGGTCGCGCTCCCCGCGGGCTACGCCCTGGCCAAGCTCAACTTCAAGGGGCGCGGTCTCGCCTTCGGCCTGGTGGTCGCCACGCTGCTCATCCCCGCCCAGGTCCGCTTCGTCCCGGTCTTCAGCATGCTCGCCAAGATGGGTCTGGTGAACACCATGGCGGGCTTGGTGCTGCCCTTCGGCGTCAGCGCCTTCGGCACGTTCCTGGTGCGTCAGGCGCTGCTCAGCGTGCCCGACTCGCTCATCGAAGCCGCGCGCATGGACGGCGCCAGCGAGCTTCGCATCGTGTTCGGTCTGCTCGCGCCACTGCTCAAGCCCACGCTGGTGAGCTTCTTCCTGTTCTCCTTCGTGTTCCACTGGAACGACTACTTCTGGCCGCTGGTGATGACGACGGATGACGCCGTGCGCACGCTGCCCCTGGGCATTGCGCTCCTGCGCGAGCAAGGCACCGGCGTCCGCTGGCACATCGTGATGGCCGGCAACGTGCTACTCAGCGCGCCGGCCCTGGCGGTGTTCGCCGTCGCTCAAAAGCACCTGCTCCGCGCCGTCACCTCCCGCGCCCGGTAA
- a CDS encoding CoA activase, giving the protein MAERTARGARFVGIDVGAETVKVVELTRDGDAFVWSRRVSVEHDKEPGRAVLDVLADFGWDDLSGASVVGRASGVLALPAVPTKRAQAAGARFLLGDGEATVVSIGAHGFSVLELRPSGAEVFRENSRCSQGTGNFLRQLVERFGLEIEAASEMAEGVTDPAVLSGRCPVILKTDMTHLANKGEARDRIVAGLYDAVCQNVQVLIKPAVSPRRVALIGGVARSRRVRDNFARFLERHGMSLTPTAGDDAVFVDALGAALVAAERPQAVPPRRQLMAPAVHARFDRLPALSSQLSNVTRMERPELPSEIDGRRRVIVGFDIGSTGSKAVALDSVNRQVLWEGYINTNGDPVGAAQTLMRMLTESPVRGHDLVAFGATGSGREIVGSLLSNCYGTERVYVLNEIAAHAEGALFYDSSVDTIFEIGGQDAKYIRLSEGRVVDAAMNEACSAGTGSFIEEQGRKIGGVRSVAELGQQALAADAGVSLGQHCSVFMAEIIDEAVAAGVDTASVVAGIYGSVVQNYLNRVKGARSVGQVVFCQGMPFASDALAAAVAHETGSRVIVPPNPGTVGALGIALLAHKAMGVDVGQGVDPERLLSAEVVRRDTFICQSKKGCGEPGNRCRIDRVGTRVEGKLGRYTWGGSCSLWDRGTGKKKLPDRTPDPFREREALVSAIVARVSEARGNPKIAVTDEFQLKSVFPFFATFLFELGFDVVYQPSSGAKSLKRGIEEANVPWCAPMQLYHGLVSSMADRDVDFVFAPMLREMQHVTHEPHAVACPVVQGSPDVLRLDLGEERGKRLLSPVVDFGPEGYESKEFLRSCQRVAEALGVPGLSWLGAYQRAKREQARFDRQCLELGRRALEFCHEHEILPVVVLGRPYTVYNGVLNSNVPPLLREQGALAIPIDCYEVGDDVPTFTGVYWGHGQRNLRAAHQVRRTPGLYAIWCSNYSCGPDSFNLHFFSYTMAGKPFAVIETDGHSGDAGTKTRIEAFLHCVREDLERQEGAGVENDLTRVARQPHSLGDIQARRERLLIPRMGEGAEALAACLRGAGVDAETLPMPDREALRIGRRHTSGKECSPMTITLGSLLQRVESEPDERQRFAFFMPTADGPCRFGVYNMLHRIVLERLGASDRVRIWSPADNDYFAGIPAGFSALVMTGFAAHDVLEAALLDARPREAEPGAANAIFARYRHELLQRLEQAGSGDLGVGAAFWQVVSGQLFGCRDILERAATELRRVRVRPAPPTVLMVGEIYVRCDPFANDFVIEKLEQRGIGVRFAPFTEWLEYTDHVFTSKGAKASLPARLSSWAQSRILEQSHAAAGRILGWPERTSVRQILDAAKPYVREDLSGEAVLTVGGPVLEWHEGHIDGVVSTGPLECMPNKIAEAQFFHVTEREGLPTLTLSVNGDPVDSAVLDGFAFEVKEGVRRRTQRIAPEPLRQKRRLRVLQGESRSGPSLASDCSMTAE; this is encoded by the coding sequence ATGGCAGAACGCACAGCGAGGGGCGCGCGCTTCGTCGGCATCGACGTGGGTGCGGAAACGGTGAAGGTGGTCGAGCTGACCCGCGACGGCGACGCGTTCGTGTGGTCGCGTCGTGTCAGCGTGGAGCACGACAAGGAACCCGGTCGCGCGGTGCTCGATGTGCTTGCCGACTTTGGCTGGGACGATCTCTCCGGCGCCAGCGTCGTGGGTCGAGCCAGCGGCGTGCTGGCGCTGCCCGCGGTTCCGACCAAGCGAGCCCAAGCTGCGGGAGCGCGCTTCCTGCTCGGTGACGGCGAAGCCACCGTGGTGAGCATCGGCGCCCATGGGTTCTCGGTGCTGGAGCTCAGGCCGAGCGGAGCGGAAGTGTTTCGCGAGAACTCGCGTTGCTCCCAGGGCACCGGCAACTTCCTGCGGCAGCTGGTGGAGCGCTTCGGGCTGGAGATCGAAGCCGCCAGCGAGATGGCCGAAGGCGTTACGGATCCGGCCGTTCTGTCCGGTCGCTGCCCGGTGATCCTGAAGACCGACATGACCCATCTGGCCAACAAGGGCGAAGCGCGGGATCGCATCGTGGCCGGTCTCTACGACGCCGTGTGCCAGAACGTGCAAGTCCTGATCAAGCCCGCCGTGTCTCCCCGGCGGGTGGCGCTGATTGGCGGCGTCGCGCGCTCGCGCCGGGTACGGGACAACTTCGCTCGCTTCTTGGAGCGACATGGCATGAGCCTCACGCCCACCGCGGGGGACGACGCCGTGTTCGTCGATGCTCTGGGCGCCGCGCTGGTGGCCGCGGAACGCCCCCAAGCCGTGCCGCCACGACGGCAGCTCATGGCGCCCGCGGTGCACGCGCGCTTCGACCGCCTGCCGGCCCTTTCCAGTCAGCTCTCGAACGTCACGCGCATGGAGCGTCCGGAGCTGCCCAGCGAGATCGACGGTCGTCGCCGCGTGATCGTCGGCTTCGACATCGGCTCCACCGGCTCCAAGGCCGTTGCTCTGGATTCCGTGAACCGGCAGGTGCTGTGGGAAGGCTACATCAACACCAACGGCGATCCCGTGGGTGCGGCCCAAACGCTGATGCGAATGCTCACCGAATCCCCGGTGCGCGGGCACGACCTAGTAGCCTTCGGCGCGACCGGAAGCGGCCGGGAGATCGTCGGGTCCCTGCTTTCGAACTGCTACGGGACGGAGCGAGTGTACGTCCTGAACGAGATCGCGGCACACGCCGAAGGGGCGCTATTCTACGACTCGAGCGTCGACACCATCTTCGAGATCGGCGGCCAGGACGCCAAGTACATCCGCCTCTCCGAAGGGCGCGTGGTGGACGCCGCCATGAACGAGGCGTGCAGCGCCGGCACGGGATCCTTCATCGAAGAGCAGGGACGGAAGATCGGCGGTGTGCGCAGCGTGGCCGAGCTCGGCCAGCAGGCGCTGGCCGCGGACGCCGGAGTTTCCCTCGGGCAGCACTGCTCGGTGTTCATGGCCGAGATCATCGACGAGGCCGTCGCTGCGGGTGTGGACACGGCGTCGGTGGTTGCCGGCATCTACGGCTCGGTGGTCCAGAACTACCTGAATCGCGTGAAGGGTGCGCGCTCCGTGGGGCAGGTGGTGTTCTGTCAGGGGATGCCCTTCGCGTCGGACGCACTGGCCGCCGCGGTGGCCCACGAGACCGGCAGCCGAGTGATCGTGCCCCCCAATCCAGGGACCGTGGGGGCTCTCGGGATCGCCCTTTTGGCGCACAAGGCCATGGGCGTGGACGTCGGGCAGGGCGTCGACCCCGAGCGGTTGCTGTCGGCCGAGGTCGTTCGGCGTGACACGTTCATCTGTCAGAGCAAGAAGGGCTGCGGCGAGCCCGGAAACCGTTGTCGCATCGATCGCGTGGGCACCCGCGTGGAGGGCAAGCTCGGTCGCTACACCTGGGGCGGGAGCTGCTCCCTATGGGACCGCGGGACGGGGAAGAAGAAGCTGCCGGATCGGACACCGGACCCGTTCCGGGAACGGGAAGCGCTGGTCTCGGCCATCGTGGCTCGCGTGAGCGAAGCGCGCGGCAACCCCAAGATCGCCGTCACCGACGAGTTCCAGCTCAAGAGCGTGTTCCCGTTCTTCGCGACGTTCCTGTTCGAGCTCGGTTTCGACGTCGTGTACCAGCCGAGCTCCGGCGCGAAGTCGCTCAAGCGGGGCATCGAAGAAGCGAACGTGCCCTGGTGCGCACCGATGCAGCTCTACCACGGGCTCGTGAGCAGCATGGCGGATCGCGACGTGGACTTCGTGTTCGCGCCCATGCTGCGGGAGATGCAGCACGTCACGCACGAGCCGCACGCGGTGGCCTGTCCGGTGGTGCAGGGCAGCCCGGACGTGCTGCGCCTCGACCTCGGAGAGGAGCGCGGCAAGCGGTTGCTCTCGCCCGTGGTCGACTTCGGCCCCGAAGGTTATGAATCGAAGGAGTTCTTGCGCAGCTGTCAGCGCGTGGCCGAAGCCCTCGGTGTGCCCGGCTTGTCGTGGCTCGGCGCCTACCAGCGCGCGAAGCGCGAGCAAGCGCGCTTCGATCGACAGTGCCTCGAGCTCGGCCGGCGCGCCCTCGAGTTCTGCCACGAACACGAGATCCTGCCCGTGGTCGTCTTGGGTCGGCCCTACACCGTCTACAACGGCGTGCTGAACTCCAACGTCCCGCCGCTCCTGCGCGAGCAAGGCGCCTTGGCCATCCCCATCGACTGCTACGAGGTGGGGGACGACGTGCCGACCTTCACCGGCGTGTATTGGGGCCACGGCCAGCGCAACCTACGTGCCGCCCATCAGGTCCGGCGTACGCCCGGGCTCTACGCCATCTGGTGCAGCAACTACTCGTGCGGGCCGGACAGCTTCAACCTGCACTTCTTCTCGTACACCATGGCCGGCAAGCCCTTCGCGGTGATCGAGACCGACGGCCACTCCGGTGACGCCGGAACCAAGACACGCATCGAGGCGTTCTTGCACTGCGTGCGCGAAGACCTCGAGCGCCAGGAAGGAGCGGGGGTCGAGAATGATCTCACGCGCGTGGCGCGGCAGCCGCACTCCCTCGGGGACATCCAGGCACGGCGTGAACGGTTGCTGATCCCGCGCATGGGCGAGGGGGCCGAGGCCCTGGCAGCGTGCTTGCGGGGCGCCGGCGTGGACGCCGAGACGCTGCCCATGCCCGACCGCGAGGCGCTGCGGATCGGCCGCCGCCACACCTCGGGCAAGGAGTGCTCGCCGATGACCATCACCCTGGGCAGCCTGCTGCAGCGGGTGGAGAGCGAGCCCGACGAGCGTCAGCGCTTCGCCTTCTTCATGCCCACGGCCGACGGACCGTGTCGCTTCGGCGTGTACAACATGCTCCACCGCATCGTGCTCGAACGCCTCGGCGCGAGCGACCGCGTCCGCATCTGGTCCCCGGCGGACAACGACTACTTTGCCGGGATCCCTGCGGGCTTCTCGGCGCTGGTCATGACCGGCTTCGCTGCCCACGACGTGCTGGAGGCGGCCCTCTTGGACGCTCGGCCGCGGGAAGCCGAGCCCGGCGCGGCGAACGCCATCTTCGCGCGCTACCGCCACGAGCTCTTGCAGCGGCTGGAGCAAGCGGGAAGCGGCGACCTCGGTGTCGGAGCGGCGTTTTGGCAGGTCGTCTCGGGTCAGCTCTTCGGCTGCCGGGACATCCTGGAGCGCGCAGCAACGGAGCTTCGGCGGGTGCGCGTCCGCCCGGCGCCGCCTACGGTGCTGATGGTGGGTGAGATCTACGTGCGCTGCGATCCGTTCGCGAACGACTTCGTGATCGAGAAGCTGGAGCAGCGCGGCATCGGCGTCCGCTTCGCTCCCTTCACGGAGTGGCTCGAGTACACGGATCACGTCTTCACCTCGAAGGGCGCCAAGGCGAGCCTCCCCGCGCGCCTGTCGTCCTGGGCTCAGAGCCGGATCCTGGAGCAAAGCCACGCCGCCGCCGGTCGCATCTTGGGCTGGCCGGAGCGCACCAGCGTCCGGCAGATCTTGGACGCGGCGAAGCCCTACGTGCGTGAAGACCTTTCCGGCGAAGCCGTGCTCACGGTGGGCGGACCGGTGCTCGAGTGGCACGAGGGCCACATCGACGGCGTGGTCAGCACCGGACCTCTCGAGTGCATGCCCAACAAGATCGCCGAGGCGCAGTTCTTCCACGTCACCGAGCGCGAGGGACTTCCGACGCTCACCCTCTCGGTGAACGGCGATCCAGTGGATTCGGCGGTGCTCGATGGCTTCGCCTTCGAGGTGAAGGAAGGCGTCCGGCGCCGAACCCAGCGCATCGCCCCCGAGCCGCTCCGGCAGAAGCGACGCTTGCGTGTCCTTCAGGGCGAGAGCCGCTCAGGGCCCTCTTTGGCGAGCGACTGCTCGATGACCGCCGAGTAG
- a CDS encoding ABC transporter substrate-binding protein, which translates to MVRSRHGARTVKRRTFLQALALAGCADRRVPPGRQVASLWFTYGGRNRKVLESLVDRFNQTQSDYFISAVYQGDYFEGLAKLRTAIAAKAAPALSHVVGEVVPYLASAGVLEHLDGYPGAKELGVIPALGQDGSWIGGGDRPLMTLPFNRSTPIAYINGPLFAERGLSAPKTWTELRETARALSNDKRHGFGCPIDWWFWTALTGQAGGRVVEADGTVSLGGEAGVEALELWKTMVAERSMKPPPGRDYNAWEQTNQDYLAGRTAMIWTSTAFLKYLEDNAPFKVVAAPLPEKKQRAVPTGGTHWILLKGAPDAQKAAAWAFLRFMHEPAQVIAWSTQTGYMPVTRAAVKQLEGEGYYQKHPNDRVALDQLDVAMPWPWSPELFRVQREIVQPRLESAVLGGESAQAVMQRARELARGMR; encoded by the coding sequence GTGGTTCGATCGCGGCACGGGGCGCGCACTGTGAAGCGCCGCACGTTCTTGCAAGCGTTGGCCCTCGCGGGGTGCGCGGACCGCCGCGTGCCGCCCGGACGCCAGGTCGCGAGCCTGTGGTTCACCTACGGCGGGCGGAATCGCAAGGTGCTCGAGTCCCTGGTGGATCGCTTCAACCAGACTCAGAGCGACTACTTCATTTCCGCGGTGTATCAGGGCGACTACTTCGAGGGCTTGGCCAAGCTGCGCACCGCCATCGCGGCGAAGGCAGCGCCGGCGCTCAGTCACGTGGTCGGCGAGGTGGTGCCGTATCTGGCGAGCGCGGGCGTGCTCGAGCACTTGGACGGCTATCCTGGTGCCAAGGAGCTCGGCGTGATCCCCGCCCTCGGCCAAGACGGCAGCTGGATCGGCGGCGGCGATCGCCCGCTGATGACCCTGCCCTTCAATCGCTCGACGCCCATCGCTTACATCAACGGGCCGCTGTTCGCGGAGCGCGGCCTGTCCGCCCCGAAGACCTGGACCGAGCTCCGAGAAACGGCTCGCGCTCTCTCGAACGACAAGCGCCACGGCTTCGGCTGTCCCATCGATTGGTGGTTCTGGACCGCCCTCACGGGTCAGGCCGGCGGTCGCGTAGTGGAGGCCGACGGCACCGTTTCCCTGGGCGGCGAAGCCGGCGTGGAGGCGCTGGAGCTGTGGAAGACGATGGTGGCCGAGCGCAGCATGAAGCCGCCGCCCGGCCGCGACTACAACGCCTGGGAGCAGACCAACCAGGACTACCTGGCCGGCCGCACGGCGATGATCTGGACGTCGACGGCGTTCTTGAAATACCTGGAGGACAACGCCCCCTTCAAGGTGGTCGCGGCGCCCCTGCCCGAGAAGAAGCAGCGGGCGGTGCCCACCGGCGGCACGCACTGGATCCTCCTGAAGGGCGCACCCGACGCGCAGAAGGCCGCGGCTTGGGCCTTCTTGCGCTTCATGCACGAGCCCGCGCAGGTGATCGCCTGGAGCACGCAAACGGGCTACATGCCGGTGACCCGCGCCGCCGTGAAGCAGCTCGAGGGCGAGGGCTACTATCAGAAGCACCCGAACGATCGCGTGGCCCTCGATCAGCTCGACGTGGCCATGCCGTGGCCGTGGTCGCCGGAGCTGTTCCGGGTGCAGCGCGAGATCGTACAACCCCGCTTGGAGAGCGCCGTGCTCGGCGGTGAGAGCGCCCAAGCCGTGATGCAGCGGGCCCGCGAGCTCGCCCGGGGGATGCGCTGA
- a CDS encoding ABC transporter ATP-binding protein, protein MASAISIKGLTRHFPDSEKPAVDQVDLEVAAGEIVSLVGPSGCGKSTTLRLIAGLDVPDAGSIRIGERDVAKVPPQERDVAMVFQGFALYPHMKVRDIMAFPLKMRKVPAAERDKSVAETAELLGIEKLLDRRPAQLSGGEQQRVAMGRAIVRKPAVFLFDEPLSNLDAALRAELRVELGKLLRRLGVTALYVTHDQAEAMTLSDRIVLLRAGRIEQIDKPRDIYERPETAFAAAFFGSPPMNLLEADASDGRARAGSIELDAPSGAELLLGVRPEHVRVGAEASGSVRAEGSVTVVELLGGESHLELDAGGVTVRARVPGFEAPAVGSTVPFAFDASDVVWFDRGTGRAL, encoded by the coding sequence ATGGCGTCTGCGATTTCGATCAAGGGGCTCACCCGGCACTTTCCGGATAGCGAAAAGCCCGCCGTCGATCAGGTGGATCTCGAGGTGGCGGCGGGAGAGATCGTGAGCTTGGTGGGGCCCAGCGGCTGCGGCAAGAGCACCACGCTGCGGCTGATCGCCGGGCTCGACGTGCCCGACGCCGGCAGCATTCGCATCGGCGAGCGCGATGTGGCCAAAGTGCCGCCGCAAGAGCGCGACGTGGCGATGGTGTTCCAGGGTTTCGCCCTGTACCCGCACATGAAGGTGCGCGACATCATGGCGTTCCCGCTCAAGATGCGGAAGGTGCCGGCGGCGGAGCGGGACAAGAGCGTGGCCGAGACGGCGGAGCTGCTCGGCATCGAAAAGCTCCTCGATCGCCGGCCGGCGCAGCTCTCCGGCGGCGAGCAACAGCGCGTGGCCATGGGACGCGCCATCGTGCGCAAGCCCGCGGTGTTCCTGTTCGACGAGCCGCTCTCGAACCTGGACGCGGCCCTGAGGGCGGAGCTTCGGGTGGAGCTCGGGAAGCTGCTGCGCCGGCTGGGCGTCACGGCGCTGTACGTGACCCACGACCAAGCCGAGGCCATGACGCTCTCGGATCGCATCGTGCTCTTGCGGGCCGGGCGCATCGAACAGATCGACAAGCCCCGAGACATCTATGAGCGACCCGAGACCGCGTTTGCCGCTGCGTTTTTCGGCAGCCCGCCGATGAACCTGCTCGAGGCGGACGCGAGCGACGGCCGCGCACGGGCCGGCAGCATCGAGCTCGACGCGCCGAGCGGAGCCGAGCTCTTGCTCGGCGTGCGCCCGGAGCACGTGCGCGTAGGCGCCGAGGCGAGCGGTAGCGTGCGCGCGGAGGGCAGCGTGACCGTGGTGGAGCTCCTGGGCGGCGAGAGCCACCTCGAGCTCGACGCCGGCGGCGTCACCGTGCGAGCGCGGGTCCCCGGCTTCGAGGCGCCCGCCGTGGGCAGCACCGTGCCCTTCGCCTTCGACGCGTCCGACGTCGTGTGGTTCGATCGCGGCACGGGGCGCGCACTGTGA
- a CDS encoding sugar ABC transporter permease has translation MRPRRPLDPYWMMAPTALLLALFFFYPLLNAAYLSLYQWDLLTPPKYVGLDNYAALSQSGELMHAFTTTLAFSVVVVVGSMVLGLGMALALNRPGPFAAFVRGAVFSAYVVSWVSVALLFLWVLDADAGIFSAALRGLGLPTKNWLGDPHVALYTLAGVTIWKIAGYSMVLFVAGLQDIPGSLYEAAALDGAGRVQRFVNVTWPLLRPTTAFVGTTSLIVSFQVFDVVRVMTQGGPVRSTTVFVYAIYEQVFLNLRVGRANALVVVFFGLLLVLTVLQLLAWRRKGAA, from the coding sequence ATGCGACCGCGGCGGCCTCTGGATCCGTACTGGATGATGGCGCCCACGGCGCTGCTCCTCGCGCTGTTCTTCTTCTATCCGCTGCTGAACGCGGCGTACCTGTCGCTGTACCAGTGGGACCTCTTGACGCCGCCGAAGTATGTCGGCCTCGACAACTACGCCGCGCTGTCCCAGAGCGGCGAGCTGATGCACGCCTTCACCACGACGCTGGCCTTCAGCGTGGTGGTGGTGGTCGGCTCCATGGTGCTCGGCCTCGGCATGGCGCTGGCGCTCAATCGCCCGGGGCCCTTCGCCGCCTTCGTGCGGGGCGCGGTGTTCAGCGCCTACGTCGTGAGCTGGGTCAGCGTGGCGCTCCTCTTCTTGTGGGTGCTCGACGCCGACGCCGGCATCTTTTCCGCGGCGCTCCGCGGTCTCGGGCTGCCCACCAAGAACTGGCTCGGCGACCCGCACGTGGCGCTGTACACCCTGGCCGGCGTCACCATCTGGAAGATCGCCGGGTACTCCATGGTGCTGTTCGTGGCGGGCTTGCAGGACATTCCCGGCTCTCTTTACGAGGCCGCCGCGCTGGACGGCGCCGGCCGCGTGCAGCGCTTCGTGAACGTCACCTGGCCTCTCTTGCGACCGACCACGGCCTTCGTGGGCACCACCAGCCTGATCGTGAGCTTCCAGGTGTTCGACGTCGTGCGCGTGATGACGCAAGGCGGCCCGGTGCGCTCCACCACGGTGTTCGTGTACGCCATCTACGAGCAGGTGTTCTTGAACCTGCGCGTGGGCCGCGCCAACGCCCTCGTGGTCGTGTTCTTCGGCCTGCTCTTGGTGCTCACGGTGCTGCAGCTCTTGGCCTGGCGCCGAAAGGGGGCCGCATGA
- a CDS encoding RICIN domain-containing protein produces the protein MQLIDSVRVALLLAPVLVVATTGATSAPPNLHIRLVNSELCVAKKFNHTKDGNPIQLWSCKVSPNEDWIYDASAGTIVLASDKSKCLSTKYAHTNDGNPVHLWACKGKANQLWSVAETHGGALRIRPKANPAKCLSYPKGNAKEGAALQLWSCSDPPNIRWTHALVTGPQRVLGDSCKADSDCISGDCSCENGWCSNNAPRRCRTKDGKATTGDYCIFGSDCASGNCKSSECIMPGADLAVVFGYPQVSNSPTAHTGPIHDKMAYMLVEVQTTRDVTNAKLTCTLRASSSTGPKATEETKTINVKTGKAQLHSFTLKVLPRATFYASCRLEGPAGSVPDPDTSNNTRGRMISPL, from the coding sequence ATGCAGCTCATCGACAGCGTGAGGGTGGCGCTGCTTCTGGCACCTGTCCTCGTGGTAGCCACCACGGGAGCGACGAGTGCTCCGCCCAACTTGCACATTCGCTTGGTGAACTCCGAGCTGTGCGTCGCCAAGAAGTTCAACCACACGAAGGACGGCAACCCGATCCAGCTGTGGAGCTGCAAGGTCAGCCCCAACGAGGACTGGATCTATGACGCCTCCGCCGGGACCATCGTGCTGGCGAGCGACAAGAGCAAGTGTCTGAGCACGAAGTACGCCCACACGAATGACGGCAACCCGGTCCATCTGTGGGCGTGCAAGGGCAAGGCGAACCAGCTCTGGAGCGTGGCGGAGACGCACGGCGGCGCCCTGCGGATCCGCCCCAAGGCCAACCCCGCCAAGTGTCTCAGCTACCCCAAGGGCAACGCCAAGGAAGGGGCCGCGCTCCAGTTGTGGAGCTGCAGCGACCCTCCGAACATTCGCTGGACTCACGCTTTGGTCACGGGCCCCCAGCGAGTGCTCGGCGACTCCTGCAAGGCGGACTCGGATTGCATCAGTGGAGACTGCTCGTGCGAAAACGGTTGGTGTAGCAACAACGCACCGAGACGTTGCCGCACGAAGGACGGCAAGGCCACCACCGGGGACTACTGCATCTTCGGCAGCGACTGCGCGAGCGGCAACTGCAAGAGCTCGGAGTGCATCATGCCGGGCGCGGATCTGGCCGTCGTGTTCGGTTATCCGCAGGTCAGCAACTCGCCCACCGCTCACACCGGACCGATCCACGACAAGATGGCTTACATGCTCGTCGAGGTGCAAACGACCAGGGACGTGACGAACGCCAAGCTGACGTGCACCCTCCGCGCCTCCAGCAGCACGGGCCCGAAGGCGACCGAAGAAACGAAGACGATCAACGTCAAGACCGGGAAAGCACAGCTCCACTCGTTCACGCTGAAGGTCCTGCCCAGGGCCACGTTCTATGCGTCGTGTCGACTCGAAGGACCAGCCGGCTCAGTGCCCGATCCCGACACCAGCAACAACACACGCGGGCGCATGATCTCCCCGCTCTGA